A region of Salvia splendens isolate huo1 chromosome 17, SspV2, whole genome shotgun sequence DNA encodes the following proteins:
- the LOC121773723 gene encoding guanine nucleotide-binding protein subunit gamma 2-like yields the protein MQTGNSGEVRSGVGAPDTRGKHRISAELKRLEQEIRFLEEELEQLEKMENASSACKEMLINIETRPDPLLPETIGPINTIWDRWFEGPQESSGCRCWIL from the exons ATGCAAACAGGGAATTCCGGTGAAGTGCGATCGGGTGTTGGAGCACCAGATACTCGAGGGAAGCACAGGATATCTGCTGAATTGAAGAGGCTCGAGCAAGAAATTCGTTTCTTGGAG GAAGAACTGGAACAACTTGAGAAAATGGAGAACGCCTCGTCTGCTTGCAAAGA GATGCTAATCAACATCGAAACAAGACCAGATCCTTTGCTTCCAGA GACCATTGGGCCAATAAATACGATCTGGGACAGATGGTTTGAAGGTCCACAAGAGTCTTCCGGCTGCAGGTGCTGGATACTGTGA